A portion of the Nitrospira sp. genome contains these proteins:
- a CDS encoding SGNH/GDSL hydrolase family protein, whose protein sequence is MNFSLLRVLFWGLAYLLLLEGVLEIRAHSRGFDTIALGTFQRQNVANTDTPLPATTSLAAIPSDAPEKITGEMRYWIASSSHAEDSYLSRDLIFPSRLEALLKKSGSPTTVINASHAGMDIEANRADLESRGAREKPDVVILYQMSTQITKLSKQLLSGKQPRSSTAKESNTQKPTPEASWIAQVYEHTSLYALLKGNISNRLTGQRVLADALGEQADRVFETEVKEFVHSARKVGAEPVLCTFATSHTKENLPDVPGEVTDFLFRYNVYLSLSGWFETITRFNQTLKRVADEEHLRLVDLDSVVSGHPEYFRDFVHFTPEGHRKVAEAIYAGLHTELPQRFASETSNAH, encoded by the coding sequence CCCTCGGAACCTTTCAACGCCAGAACGTGGCAAATACCGACACTCCTCTCCCTGCTACAACTTCCCTCGCCGCCATCCCGTCAGATGCACCTGAGAAAATAACAGGAGAAATGCGCTATTGGATCGCTTCATCCTCCCATGCGGAAGACAGCTACCTGAGCCGAGACCTGATCTTTCCCTCCCGCTTGGAAGCATTACTCAAGAAATCCGGCTCACCGACAACCGTCATCAATGCCAGTCATGCAGGAATGGACATTGAAGCAAACCGCGCAGATCTGGAGTCTCGTGGCGCCCGCGAAAAGCCTGATGTGGTGATCCTGTATCAAATGTCGACTCAAATCACCAAACTCTCCAAACAGCTGTTGTCCGGTAAGCAACCAAGGTCATCCACGGCAAAGGAATCGAATACCCAGAAACCGACGCCTGAGGCGAGCTGGATTGCCCAGGTCTATGAGCATACGTCACTCTATGCGTTGCTCAAGGGGAACATCTCCAACAGACTGACAGGACAGCGAGTCTTAGCTGACGCCTTAGGTGAGCAGGCAGACCGGGTGTTTGAAACAGAGGTGAAGGAATTCGTGCATTCAGCCAGGAAAGTCGGCGCAGAACCGGTCTTATGTACCTTTGCCACTAGTCACACCAAGGAGAACTTGCCGGACGTGCCCGGAGAGGTCACGGACTTTCTATTCCGGTACAACGTGTACCTGTCTCTTTCTGGATGGTTTGAGACCATCACCCGCTTTAACCAGACGCTCAAACGGGTGGCCGATGAGGAACATCTCCGCCTCGTCGATTTGGATTCAGTCGTTTCGGGACACCCGGAGTATTTTCGTGATTTCGTCCACTTTACCCCTGAAGGACACCGGAAGGTGGCAGAAGCCATCTATGCGGGGCTTCACACCGAGCTCCCTCAGAGGTTCGCCAGCGAGACATCAAATGCGCACTAG